A single genomic interval of Spirosoma linguale DSM 74 harbors:
- a CDS encoding TonB-dependent siderophore receptor (TIGRFAM: TonB-dependent siderophore receptor~PFAM: TonB-dependent receptor; TonB-dependent receptor plug~KEGG: neu:NE0556 TonB-dependent receptor protein), protein MRVHYTFLFYISTLLTLLVLPAEAQSQGIIKGVITTRDGSPASFVNIGLKETRKGTITTEDGSFLLKGISQGVYTLRVTFVGLQSQEKTVHVRSGQTETVDFILAENASQLSEVEVVGANRAVTLGKASIAPLDLPQMTGVVSSVVIENQQISRLGDALKNVSGVSLTQQRGGVAETFSARGYSIGIAGAGGSIFKNGVITNTMGFPEASTLESVEVLKGSSSLLYGNVSGGLIVNMVTKKPKFEFGGEVSMRAGSFGLLKPVVDVYGPLAKNLAFRVIGTVENAKSYRDVLKTDRVYINPSLLYKLGRKTTILLQGDYLKSNLTPDNGIGSLNANQDAIIPNVPRSRFINTSWAYNNVEQTSGSLNLDHAFTNNWKLTFIAAAQGTSVSAYGAGVPNNNVAANGDWNRALSRTKTAENNYTGQVNLNGRFNTGIIGHQLLVGSDLVGIVSESNAFSITSNGVTVTTYDKINILDPTKFETRSDIPTATATIRTTSPSTRLGVYAQDLISLTDKLKVLAGLRWSQQKTVQTTLLDLRTQLETRGPVETKTDAAFSPKVALIYQPTQGTSFFGSYASNFTINTGVDINGQLLKPSIVDQYEAGVKNEFLDGRITANFGVYHIVNSNLALMAPFRLDGSPNTDSNVKEFTGQTTSDGLEIDLTGNLSKNFYFISGYGYNYMRYTKTTQVKGAFLEGERLTNNPSHTANFTLFYTVDRSPLRGLKLGASAFYTGARYGGNNNTFGQTPEFSRLIPLTGFATFDLSAGYTYRKVSLLAKVSNITNELNYLIHDRYSIMPIPPRQFISTLSYRF, encoded by the coding sequence ATGAGAGTACATTACACATTCCTTTTCTATATAAGTACCCTGCTCACGTTGTTGGTATTGCCCGCAGAAGCCCAAAGTCAGGGAATTATCAAAGGCGTTATTACCACTCGGGACGGCAGCCCAGCCTCCTTTGTTAACATTGGGTTGAAAGAGACCCGTAAAGGAACAATCACCACTGAAGACGGCTCTTTTCTGCTAAAAGGCATTAGCCAGGGGGTATATACACTGCGTGTAACATTTGTTGGCTTACAGTCTCAGGAGAAAACAGTGCATGTTCGATCAGGCCAAACGGAAACGGTTGACTTCATTCTGGCTGAAAATGCGTCCCAGTTGAGCGAAGTTGAGGTTGTAGGTGCCAACAGGGCCGTTACGCTCGGCAAAGCCAGTATCGCTCCCCTCGACTTACCCCAAATGACGGGTGTTGTCAGCAGCGTTGTTATCGAAAATCAACAGATTTCCCGTCTGGGGGATGCACTGAAAAACGTGAGCGGTGTTTCATTAACACAGCAGCGGGGCGGTGTAGCCGAAACGTTTTCGGCCCGCGGTTACAGCATTGGGATTGCCGGTGCCGGTGGAAGCATCTTTAAAAATGGTGTCATTACCAACACCATGGGCTTTCCCGAAGCCAGTACGCTGGAATCGGTAGAAGTGCTGAAAGGTAGTTCGTCTCTATTGTATGGCAATGTGTCGGGCGGGCTGATTGTGAACATGGTGACCAAAAAACCGAAGTTCGAATTTGGTGGAGAGGTGTCGATGCGCGCAGGCAGCTTTGGGCTGTTAAAGCCGGTAGTCGATGTATACGGCCCTTTGGCAAAAAACCTGGCGTTCCGGGTAATCGGCACTGTCGAAAATGCCAAAAGCTACCGGGATGTATTAAAAACCGACCGCGTTTATATTAACCCTTCGCTGTTGTATAAACTCGGCCGGAAAACAACCATTCTGCTACAGGGCGACTATCTGAAATCGAACCTGACACCCGACAATGGCATTGGTTCCCTGAATGCCAACCAGGACGCCATCATACCGAATGTACCCCGGTCGCGGTTCATCAATACAAGCTGGGCCTACAATAACGTTGAACAGACTAGTGGCTCGCTGAACCTCGACCATGCGTTTACCAACAACTGGAAACTGACATTCATTGCCGCAGCTCAGGGCACCAGCGTATCGGCCTACGGTGCGGGGGTTCCCAACAACAATGTTGCCGCCAACGGTGACTGGAACCGGGCGCTGAGCCGCACTAAAACTGCCGAGAACAACTACACCGGTCAGGTAAACCTCAACGGTCGCTTCAATACGGGAATTATTGGTCACCAGTTGCTGGTGGGTTCTGATCTGGTGGGTATTGTTAGCGAGAGTAACGCGTTTTCCATCACCAGCAATGGCGTTACCGTAACCACTTACGACAAAATTAATATACTGGACCCGACGAAATTCGAAACTCGTTCCGATATTCCGACGGCCACTGCCACCATTCGCACGACTTCCCCATCCACCCGCCTTGGTGTTTACGCCCAGGACCTCATAAGCCTGACCGACAAACTTAAAGTGCTGGCTGGTCTGCGCTGGTCACAACAGAAAACGGTTCAGACTACCCTTCTCGACTTAAGAACCCAGCTCGAAACGCGGGGCCCTGTCGAAACCAAAACGGATGCGGCCTTCTCGCCAAAGGTGGCGTTGATTTACCAGCCAACCCAGGGAACTTCGTTCTTCGGCAGTTACGCCAGCAACTTTACCATCAATACCGGTGTCGACATCAACGGGCAGTTACTAAAACCATCGATTGTTGATCAATACGAAGCAGGGGTTAAAAACGAATTTCTGGATGGACGCATCACGGCCAACTTCGGTGTGTATCATATCGTCAATAGCAATCTGGCCCTGATGGCCCCGTTCAGACTGGACGGATCTCCCAATACCGATTCGAACGTGAAAGAGTTTACGGGGCAAACGACCAGCGATGGACTGGAGATTGACCTGACCGGTAACCTATCCAAAAACTTTTATTTCATCAGCGGTTATGGCTATAACTACATGCGGTATACGAAAACGACGCAGGTGAAAGGGGCTTTTCTTGAGGGAGAACGCCTGACGAATAATCCGTCTCATACAGCAAACTTCACCTTGTTTTATACCGTTGACCGGTCGCCCTTACGTGGGCTTAAACTGGGGGCTTCTGCTTTTTACACCGGTGCCCGCTACGGCGGCAACAACAATACCTTTGGCCAAACGCCGGAGTTCAGCCGCCTGATTCCCCTTACCGGTTTTGCCACATTCGACCTGTCGGCCGGGTACACGTATCGGAAGGTATCGCTACTGGCTAAAGTTTCGAACATCACCAACGAACTGAACTACCTGATTCACGACCGGTATAGCATCATGCCGATTCCACCCCGGCAGTTTATTAGCACCCTCTCTTATCGTTTCTAA
- a CDS encoding protein of unknown function DUF34 (PFAM: protein of unknown function DUF34~KEGG: hypothetical protein), whose translation MPQIRQLAAHIEALAPLAYQESYDNVGLLVGDPTTDIKGVLVTLDVTEAVVDEAIAKGCNVIVAHHPVVFKGLKKLNGKTYVERTVIKAIRNDIAIYAAHTNLDNVAGGVNFKIAEKLKLTNVQILAPKTQVLSKLVTFVPINDTQRVLDALYAAGAGQIGDYKNCSFRVSGTGTFQPGENAQPVIGDIGEYHEEPENRIEVIIPTHQQRQVLTALRQVHRYDEVAYYLTPLDNQHQEVGSGAVGDLPEPLTGTAWLSYLKEHMSLNLIRYTALPDRPIRRIAVCGGVGSFLLPDAIRAGADVFVTADYKYHEFFDAEGRISICDIGHYESEVYTKDLICGHLAKKFTTFAVILSETDTNPVRYFI comes from the coding sequence ATGCCACAAATCCGTCAGCTCGCGGCCCATATTGAAGCGCTGGCCCCCCTCGCCTATCAGGAATCGTACGACAACGTGGGGCTACTCGTAGGCGACCCCACCACCGATATAAAAGGCGTTTTGGTAACGCTCGATGTAACCGAAGCAGTTGTCGACGAAGCTATTGCCAAAGGGTGCAACGTCATTGTAGCGCATCACCCGGTTGTGTTTAAGGGCTTGAAAAAGCTGAACGGAAAAACGTATGTGGAACGTACCGTTATCAAAGCCATCAGGAATGACATAGCCATTTATGCGGCTCACACCAATCTGGATAACGTGGCGGGGGGCGTTAACTTTAAAATCGCGGAGAAACTAAAACTGACGAACGTACAGATTCTGGCACCTAAAACGCAGGTTCTGAGCAAGCTGGTTACATTCGTCCCTATAAACGACACCCAGCGGGTACTGGATGCACTCTATGCAGCCGGAGCGGGCCAGATCGGTGATTACAAAAACTGTAGTTTCCGGGTTAGCGGTACCGGTACATTCCAGCCGGGCGAGAATGCCCAGCCCGTCATTGGCGATATAGGCGAGTATCATGAAGAGCCCGAAAATCGGATTGAGGTTATCATTCCGACCCATCAACAGAGACAGGTATTGACCGCCCTCCGGCAGGTACATCGCTATGACGAGGTGGCCTATTACCTGACGCCGTTGGATAATCAGCATCAGGAGGTCGGTTCAGGAGCCGTGGGCGATTTGCCGGAGCCGCTGACAGGAACGGCCTGGCTGTCTTATTTAAAAGAACACATGAGTCTGAACCTGATCCGGTACACGGCCCTCCCCGACCGGCCGATCCGCCGAATCGCCGTTTGCGGGGGTGTTGGCAGCTTTTTACTACCCGACGCCATCCGGGCGGGCGCTGATGTGTTTGTGACGGCGGATTACAAGTATCACGAATTCTTTGATGCCGAAGGACGCATAAGTATCTGCGATATTGGGCATTACGAAAGTGAAGTCTATACGAAAGACTTGATTTGCGGGCATTTGGCAAAAAAATTCACTACTTTTGCGGTAATTTTATCAGAAACGGATACGAATCCGGTTCGGTACTTCATATAG
- a CDS encoding protein of unknown function DUF421 (PFAM: protein of unknown function DUF421~KEGG: ppu:PP_2726 hypothetical protein), giving the protein MKKEDIFITDWLRILVGEVPGTFYIEILIRAAAVYLILVVSMRLMGRRMASRLSRNEMAAMVSLAAAVGIPILDAQRGLLPVVVIALVVVFTQRVISYWAAKNEKFEGLSQGISSTLVENSVIQLASMSESRVTRELLFAQLRSGGIIHLGQVKRLYMEANGAFTLIKDPKPRPGLSLIPAWDNDFVEQQPKAPHQCVCFRCGYLQQPLHQAADVCPNCSHNQWVQALA; this is encoded by the coding sequence ATGAAAAAAGAAGATATCTTTATAACTGACTGGCTTCGGATTCTCGTTGGTGAAGTTCCGGGAACGTTTTACATCGAAATTCTGATTCGGGCCGCTGCGGTTTACCTGATTCTGGTTGTGTCCATGCGTCTGATGGGCCGACGAATGGCTTCCCGGCTTAGTCGGAACGAAATGGCGGCTATGGTTTCGCTGGCGGCCGCGGTGGGTATTCCGATCCTGGATGCCCAGCGCGGCTTGTTACCTGTTGTGGTTATTGCGCTGGTGGTGGTGTTTACCCAGCGGGTTATTTCCTACTGGGCGGCCAAAAACGAGAAATTTGAAGGCCTATCTCAGGGAATCAGCAGTACGCTCGTCGAAAATTCCGTTATCCAGCTTGCCAGCATGAGCGAGTCACGTGTGACCCGTGAGTTACTTTTCGCCCAACTTCGGTCGGGAGGCATCATTCATCTTGGGCAGGTTAAACGACTATACATGGAAGCCAACGGTGCTTTTACCCTAATTAAAGACCCTAAACCCAGACCCGGCCTTTCCCTTATTCCAGCCTGGGATAATGACTTTGTTGAGCAGCAGCCCAAAGCGCCCCATCAGTGCGTCTGCTTCCGATGCGGTTACTTACAGCAACCCCTGCACCAAGCCGCCGATGTTTGCCCCAACTGTAGCCATAACCAGTGGGTTCAGGCACTTGCCTGA
- a CDS encoding hypothetical protein (KEGG: cti:RALTA_B0326 conserved hypothetical protein, BNR repeats; putative outer membrane protein): MNKLVKTFVCFGALLTFGLTGYATDNDKFSDTTRAYAVPTLTKTPKGAIALSWTEKDQDGIVHFYWAESADKGKTFGDKKLIFSSAGIGNSRLMRPKLLFKKDGTPVAVFALRGPGTGAPQPTAQAPKAEPAHANHEAAPAGHDHGAAYQEAPAKSAQRGGGRPSDLQIVYTYSNDQGKTWSQPAPVHADKTPNIVRGFFDATVLPNGEIGVAYLNDIEGKQHQRDMRFVSSKGNQFSSERIIDPFVCDCCNISLLVDNSGTLNLYYRDNQDNIRDIAKMSSKDNGASFTKSEILFKDNWQINGCPHSGPTSSASAGTNLIAWFSGTQESPGIRVVNQQGKRLFVLDDPTAKNAYLVAAPKSSVLLWEQSQTSEAGISSVIAFKNIKADQTPTTQLVKNAINGTNASGLVVDNQLLVAYEVKHANNKNSVGLAQIDL, translated from the coding sequence ATGAATAAGCTGGTAAAAACATTCGTCTGCTTCGGCGCACTTCTCACTTTCGGCCTGACTGGCTACGCTACCGATAACGACAAGTTCAGCGATACAACCCGGGCGTATGCGGTTCCTACGCTGACCAAAACACCCAAAGGGGCCATAGCCTTGTCCTGGACGGAAAAAGACCAGGATGGCATCGTCCACTTCTACTGGGCCGAGTCGGCCGACAAGGGCAAAACTTTCGGCGACAAAAAACTCATCTTTTCGTCGGCTGGTATTGGAAACTCCCGGCTGATGCGGCCTAAACTGCTTTTCAAAAAAGACGGTACACCTGTTGCTGTTTTCGCCTTGCGCGGCCCCGGAACAGGCGCTCCTCAGCCAACGGCACAGGCCCCAAAAGCGGAACCCGCTCATGCTAACCACGAAGCGGCTCCGGCCGGACATGACCACGGTGCTGCTTATCAGGAAGCACCGGCCAAAAGTGCGCAACGGGGCGGTGGCCGTCCCAGCGATTTACAGATTGTTTACACGTATTCGAACGATCAGGGAAAGACATGGAGTCAGCCAGCGCCCGTTCATGCCGATAAAACGCCTAACATCGTCCGTGGATTTTTCGACGCGACGGTGTTGCCAAACGGCGAAATCGGCGTGGCTTATCTGAACGACATCGAAGGAAAGCAACACCAGCGCGACATGCGGTTCGTTAGCTCCAAAGGCAACCAGTTTAGCAGCGAACGCATTATTGACCCGTTCGTCTGCGACTGCTGCAACATCAGTCTGCTGGTCGACAACTCGGGTACGCTGAATCTGTATTACCGGGATAATCAGGACAACATCCGCGACATCGCCAAGATGAGTTCGAAGGACAATGGAGCCTCGTTCACCAAATCAGAAATCCTGTTCAAAGACAACTGGCAGATCAACGGCTGCCCTCACTCGGGCCCAACCTCCAGCGCCAGCGCGGGAACGAATCTGATTGCGTGGTTTTCGGGTACGCAGGAGTCGCCGGGCATCCGCGTGGTAAATCAGCAGGGCAAACGGTTATTTGTTCTGGACGATCCAACGGCTAAAAATGCCTATCTGGTAGCCGCCCCAAAATCATCCGTATTACTGTGGGAACAAAGTCAGACATCGGAAGCAGGCATAAGCTCCGTAATTGCCTTCAAAAACATTAAAGCAGACCAGACGCCCACCACGCAGCTGGTGAAGAACGCCATCAATGGAACGAACGCCAGCGGCCTGGTTGTCGACAATCAACTCCTGGTTGCTTACGAAGTGAAGCATGCCAATAACAAAAACTCTGTCGGTCTGGCCCAGATTGATCTTTAA
- a CDS encoding protein of unknown function DUF421 (PFAM: protein of unknown function DUF421~KEGG: ppu:PP_2726 hypothetical protein): protein MKKEAIHLDDWQRILFGDAPAEFLLEVFIRTSLIYLILLIVMRLLGKRMNGQLTNLELAVMLTMGAIIAPAMQLPDRGLLSGVLALLCALIFQRGTNWLGGKSSKTEKIVQGTATVLVKDGVFQLEQMVSNRMSHQQIFAALRSENVYNLGMVKRLYLEAYGMFSIYRDEPGKPGLSVLEPSDNEIQSIHEKPDTDTLACTNCGNTAPAQPQPNSCPVCQANHWIPAVR from the coding sequence ATGAAGAAAGAGGCTATTCATTTAGACGACTGGCAGCGGATTCTGTTCGGCGATGCCCCGGCTGAGTTTTTGCTGGAGGTGTTCATTCGAACATCGTTGATCTACCTTATTTTGCTGATTGTCATGCGGCTTTTGGGGAAGCGGATGAACGGACAGCTCACCAACCTGGAGTTGGCCGTTATGCTCACTATGGGAGCCATTATTGCCCCGGCCATGCAGCTCCCCGACCGGGGCTTACTGTCGGGGGTGCTGGCTCTGCTTTGTGCACTCATCTTCCAGCGGGGTACGAACTGGCTGGGCGGTAAAAGCAGCAAAACGGAAAAGATTGTTCAGGGAACCGCTACGGTACTGGTAAAAGACGGCGTTTTTCAACTGGAGCAGATGGTATCGAACCGCATGTCGCACCAGCAGATTTTCGCTGCTCTCCGGAGCGAAAACGTCTATAATCTAGGCATGGTAAAACGGCTGTATCTGGAAGCGTACGGCATGTTCAGCATCTACCGGGACGAACCCGGCAAGCCGGGGCTATCTGTACTGGAACCCTCAGATAATGAAATTCAGTCTATTCACGAGAAACCGGACACAGACACGCTTGCCTGCACCAACTGCGGCAATACCGCTCCCGCTCAACCTCAACCCAACTCCTGCCCGGTTTGCCAGGCCAATCACTGGATACCGGCGGTGCGCTAA